From Skermanella sp. TT6, a single genomic window includes:
- a CDS encoding heavy metal translocating P-type ATPase: MSTSAASAPASTLPGTCLHCGQEVPGRGAGFCCSGCEAAYALIRDLGLDTYYARRSIDPDARPIRPDDDAAPADFSAHVSVGADGRASLHLMVDGLQCAACVWLIETVLRRQPGVSHARLNMTTRRLTVTWDPAATDAAEVAGAVVRLGYRLVPFDPAKLEAAEAVKERELLRALGVSGFAAANVMLLSVAIWAGHSQGMGPATRDLMHWVSALIAMPAILYAARPFVRSAWAALSARRTNMDVPISIGVTLATGMSLAETIRGAEHAYFDSAVTLLFFLLIGRYLDLRARGRARSAAEHLLALGAAAVTVLDADGRGRVVRPGEVAAGMTVLVAAGERIPVDGRVSDGVSDIDTGLITGESVPGAARPGDQVFAGTLNLTAPLRLTVTAVGEGTLLAEIVRMMEVAEQGRARYVALADRVSRGYAPVVHLTALATFLGWVVLAGSPWQPALLNAIAVLIITCPCALALAVPVVQVIASGRLMRQGILLKSATALERLTGVDTVVFDKTGTLTEGRPELQGTDGAEDGDLRLAAAIAGASRHPLARALCRAVPGVPVASGVREVPGAGLGLDGPDGEIRLGSRRFTGAEEGAGSHGGMGGESAGPELWLARPGRRPVRFAFSDALRPDAAAVVAALRAGGKRVLLLSGDRRPAVAACAARLGIEEWRAAQAPADKAACLEELARSGATVLMVGDGLNDAPALAAAHVSMSPATAADVSQTAADVVFQGIRLTPILEALDVALRSDRLVRQNFALTFLYNLLTIPVAVAGFVTPLIAALAMSSSSLIVILNALRLARRRANPGQSHGRAHISHSLGGGPGTPGPSGLPVVPEVRPV; this comes from the coding sequence ATGAGCACCTCCGCCGCTTCCGCTCCCGCCTCCACGCTTCCGGGCACCTGCCTCCATTGCGGCCAGGAGGTCCCCGGCCGGGGCGCCGGCTTCTGCTGCTCCGGCTGCGAGGCCGCCTACGCGCTGATCCGCGACCTGGGGCTGGACACCTACTACGCCCGCCGTTCCATCGATCCCGACGCGCGGCCGATCCGCCCGGACGACGACGCGGCCCCCGCCGATTTCTCGGCCCATGTCTCGGTCGGCGCCGACGGGCGGGCCAGCCTGCACCTGATGGTGGACGGGCTGCAATGCGCCGCCTGCGTCTGGCTGATCGAGACCGTGCTGCGCCGGCAGCCCGGCGTCAGCCATGCCCGGCTCAACATGACGACCCGCCGGCTGACCGTGACCTGGGACCCGGCGGCGACGGACGCCGCCGAGGTCGCCGGCGCCGTGGTCCGCCTGGGATACCGGCTGGTGCCGTTCGATCCGGCGAAGCTGGAGGCGGCCGAGGCGGTGAAGGAGCGAGAGCTGCTGCGGGCGCTGGGCGTCTCCGGATTCGCCGCCGCCAACGTGATGCTGCTGTCGGTCGCGATCTGGGCCGGGCATTCCCAGGGGATGGGGCCGGCGACGCGCGACCTGATGCACTGGGTCTCGGCCCTGATCGCGATGCCGGCGATCCTCTACGCCGCCCGCCCGTTCGTCCGCTCCGCATGGGCGGCGCTGTCGGCCCGGCGCACCAACATGGACGTGCCGATCTCCATCGGCGTGACGCTGGCGACCGGGATGAGCCTGGCCGAAACGATCCGCGGCGCGGAGCACGCCTATTTCGACAGCGCGGTGACGCTGCTGTTCTTCCTGCTGATCGGCCGCTACCTGGACCTGCGGGCGCGCGGCCGGGCGCGGTCCGCGGCCGAGCACCTGCTGGCGCTGGGCGCTGCCGCCGTCACCGTGCTCGACGCCGACGGGCGCGGGCGCGTGGTCCGGCCCGGCGAGGTCGCCGCCGGCATGACCGTGCTGGTCGCGGCCGGGGAACGCATCCCCGTGGACGGCCGGGTCTCCGACGGCGTCTCGGACATCGATACCGGCCTGATCACCGGGGAGAGCGTGCCGGGCGCCGCCAGGCCGGGCGACCAGGTGTTCGCCGGCACCCTCAACCTGACCGCGCCGCTCCGGCTGACCGTCACCGCCGTGGGCGAGGGCACCCTGCTGGCCGAGATCGTGCGGATGATGGAAGTCGCGGAGCAGGGCAGGGCGCGCTACGTGGCCCTGGCCGACCGGGTGTCGCGGGGTTATGCGCCGGTGGTCCACCTGACCGCCCTGGCGACCTTCCTCGGCTGGGTGGTCCTGGCCGGCAGCCCGTGGCAGCCGGCCCTGCTGAACGCCATCGCAGTGCTGATCATCACCTGTCCCTGCGCGCTGGCGCTGGCGGTGCCGGTGGTCCAGGTGATCGCCAGCGGCCGGCTGATGCGCCAGGGCATCCTGCTGAAGTCGGCCACCGCGCTGGAGCGGCTGACCGGAGTCGATACCGTCGTGTTCGACAAGACCGGCACCCTGACCGAGGGGCGGCCCGAACTCCAGGGCACGGACGGGGCGGAGGACGGGGACCTGCGGCTCGCCGCCGCCATCGCCGGGGCCAGCCGCCACCCCCTGGCGCGGGCCCTGTGCCGCGCCGTACCGGGGGTTCCGGTGGCGTCCGGCGTGCGCGAGGTGCCCGGCGCCGGGCTCGGCCTCGACGGGCCGGACGGGGAGATCCGGCTGGGCAGCCGCCGCTTCACCGGCGCGGAGGAGGGTGCCGGGAGCCATGGCGGGATGGGCGGCGAGTCGGCCGGCCCCGAGCTGTGGCTGGCCCGGCCGGGCCGCCGCCCCGTCCGCTTCGCCTTCAGCGACGCCCTGCGGCCCGACGCCGCCGCCGTGGTGGCTGCCCTGCGGGCCGGCGGCAAGCGGGTGCTGCTGCTGTCCGGCGACCGGCGTCCCGCCGTGGCGGCCTGCGCCGCCCGCCTGGGCATCGAGGAGTGGCGGGCCGCCCAGGCGCCGGCCGACAAGGCCGCCTGCCTGGAGGAGCTGGCCCGCTCCGGGGCCACCGTGCTGATGGTCGGCGACGGCCTCAACGACGCGCCGGCGCTCGCCGCGGCGCATGTCTCCATGTCGCCGGCCACCGCGGCGGACGTCAGCCAGACGGCGGCCGACGTGGTGTTCCAGGGGATCAGGCTGACGCCGATCCTGGAGGCGCTGGACGTCGCGCTGCGGTCGGACCGGCTGGTCCGCCAGAACTTCGCCCTGACCTTCCTCTATAACTTATTGACTATACCGGTGGCGGTCGCCGGGTTCGTGACTCCGCTGATCGCGGCGCTCGCCATGTCCTCGTCGTCGCTGATCGTCATCCTCAACGCCCTGCGCCTCGCCCGGCGCCGGGCCAACCCGGGACAGTCCCATGGACGTGCTCATATATCTCATTCCCTTGGCGGTGGGCCTGGGACTCCTGGGCCTTCTGGGCTTCCTGTGGTGCCTGAGGTCCGGCCAGTTTGA
- the ccoS gene encoding cbb3-type cytochrome oxidase assembly protein CcoS, giving the protein MGLGLLGLLGFLWCLRSGQFDDLDGAANRILFDDDERATPQPRNDQK; this is encoded by the coding sequence GTGGGCCTGGGACTCCTGGGCCTTCTGGGCTTCCTGTGGTGCCTGAGGTCCGGCCAGTTTGACGACCTCGACGGAGCCGCCAACCGCATCCTGTTCGACGATGACGAGCGTGCAACACCGCAGCCGCGAAACGACCAAAAATAA
- a CDS encoding Crp/Fnr family transcriptional regulator — protein MPPFDMGRVRDKGAAAETTPCGACPVRTLTVCAALEADEVRRLADIVQMQRMEGNQTIFAEGDQADALFNVTSGTVKLYKLLPDGRRQITGFLVTGDFLGLAMNESYAYSAETVTPTSLCRFPRRKMEALLDEFPKMQRRLFSMASNELAAAQDQMLLLGRKTAREKICSFLLMLSQRQSRRGHKENPVYVPMSRADIADYLGLTTETVSRTFTQLKTSQAISLQEGNRIQIADMDGIYDMAEGV, from the coding sequence ATGCCTCCATTCGACATGGGCAGGGTGCGCGACAAGGGTGCCGCGGCGGAGACGACGCCCTGCGGCGCGTGTCCGGTTCGGACGCTGACGGTCTGTGCGGCGTTGGAAGCGGACGAGGTGCGCCGGCTCGCCGACATCGTCCAGATGCAGCGCATGGAGGGCAACCAGACGATCTTCGCCGAAGGGGATCAGGCGGATGCCCTGTTCAACGTGACCTCCGGCACGGTCAAGCTCTACAAGCTGCTGCCCGACGGCCGCCGCCAGATCACGGGCTTCCTGGTCACCGGCGATTTCCTCGGGCTCGCCATGAACGAGAGCTACGCCTATTCGGCGGAAACGGTGACGCCCACGTCCCTCTGCAGGTTCCCGCGCCGCAAGATGGAGGCGCTGCTGGACGAGTTTCCCAAGATGCAGCGGCGCCTGTTCTCCATGGCGTCCAACGAGCTGGCGGCAGCGCAGGACCAGATGCTGCTGCTCGGCCGCAAGACCGCGCGGGAGAAGATCTGTTCGTTCCTGCTGATGCTGTCGCAGCGCCAGTCGCGCCGGGGCCACAAGGAGAACCCGGTCTACGTCCCGATGAGCCGGGCCGACATCGCCGACTATCTCGGCCTCACGACCGAGACCGTCAGCCGGACCTTCACCCAGCTCAAGACCTCCCAGGCGATCTCGCTCCAGGAGGGCAACCGGATCCAGATCGCCGACATGGACGGCATCTACGACATGGCCGAAGGCGTCTGA
- the ccoG gene encoding cytochrome c oxidase accessory protein CcoG, whose amino-acid sequence MTTTTQTHGAAEDHAPKSLFKNREKVYPRSVAGKFRKLKWAAVVVLLGIYYLVPWIRWDRGPTAPDQAVLVDMTGPRLYFFFIEIWPQEIYYLTGLLIMAAVGLFLATSLAGRIWCGYACPQTVWTDLYMWVERKIEGDRSERIRLDKGPWTGSKAMKKIAKHSSWLVIAFLTGGAWAMYFTDAPTLVYNLFHFQLDSQSIFFISLLTFTTYLLGGWAREQVCTYMCPWPRFQSAMIDEDSLIVTYEGWRGEPRGAKRKDQSWEGRGDCIDCKACVHVCPTGIDIRDGLQMECIGCGLCVDACNDIMTKIGRPLNLVTFDTHNNQVARSCGEKTSVKLLRPRTVIYGLILVVLLGLMAAGLIFRPQLDISVLRDRAPLFVTLSDGDIRNGYTFKISNMTRYQKEYSLQLAGVPGATLSVIGQDERLDRIELSAKPDTVATYRIYVRTPPAALKATSTPVTFTLTDKQTSETAGYDSVFIGPDK is encoded by the coding sequence ATGACGACGACTACCCAGACCCACGGCGCGGCGGAGGATCACGCTCCCAAGTCGCTTTTCAAGAACCGGGAGAAAGTCTACCCGCGATCGGTCGCGGGCAAGTTCCGCAAGCTCAAATGGGCCGCCGTCGTCGTCCTGCTCGGCATCTACTACCTGGTTCCCTGGATCCGCTGGGACCGCGGGCCGACCGCGCCGGACCAGGCGGTGCTGGTCGACATGACGGGGCCGCGCCTGTACTTCTTCTTCATCGAGATCTGGCCGCAGGAGATCTACTACCTCACCGGGTTGCTGATCATGGCCGCGGTCGGGCTGTTCCTCGCCACCTCGCTGGCCGGGCGCATCTGGTGCGGCTACGCCTGCCCGCAGACCGTGTGGACCGACCTCTACATGTGGGTCGAGCGCAAGATCGAGGGCGACCGGTCGGAACGCATCCGGCTGGACAAGGGGCCGTGGACCGGGTCCAAGGCGATGAAGAAGATCGCCAAGCATTCGTCCTGGCTGGTCATCGCCTTCCTGACCGGCGGCGCCTGGGCGATGTACTTCACCGACGCGCCGACGCTGGTCTACAACCTGTTCCATTTCCAGCTCGACAGCCAGTCGATCTTCTTCATCTCCCTGCTGACCTTCACGACCTACCTGCTGGGCGGCTGGGCGCGCGAGCAGGTCTGCACCTACATGTGCCCCTGGCCGCGCTTCCAGAGCGCCATGATCGACGAGGACAGCCTGATCGTGACATACGAGGGCTGGCGGGGCGAGCCGCGCGGGGCCAAGCGCAAGGACCAGTCCTGGGAAGGGCGGGGCGACTGCATCGACTGCAAGGCCTGCGTCCATGTCTGCCCGACCGGCATCGACATCCGCGACGGGCTCCAGATGGAATGCATCGGCTGCGGCCTGTGCGTCGACGCCTGCAACGACATCATGACGAAGATCGGCCGGCCGCTCAATCTCGTCACCTTCGACACCCACAACAACCAGGTCGCCCGCTCCTGCGGGGAGAAGACCAGCGTCAAGCTGCTGCGGCCGCGCACCGTCATCTACGGCCTGATCCTGGTCGTCCTGCTGGGCCTGATGGCCGCAGGACTGATCTTCCGCCCGCAGCTCGACATCAGCGTGCTGCGCGACCGCGCGCCGCTGTTCGTCACGCTGTCCGACGGCGACATCCGCAACGGCTACACCTTCAAGATCTCCAACATGACGCGGTACCAGAAGGAATACAGCCTTCAGCTCGCCGGCGTGCCGGGCGCCACCCTGTCGGTGATCGGCCAGGACGAGAGGCTGGACCGGATCGAGCTCTCCGCCAAGCCGGACACCGTCGCGACGTACCGGATCTACGTGCGGACCCCGCCGGCCGCCCTCAAGGCGACCTCGACCCCCGTCACCTTCACCCTGACCGACAAGCAGACCTCCGAAACGGCGGGCTACGACTCGGTCTTCATCGGCCCGGACAAGTGA
- a CDS encoding FixH family protein — MMDPTSSTMNIDQQQSRPGGRSPGWWYPWIFVAFFFVTVAVNATMVYFAMNTWTGLETQHYWQRGTTYNAAIQGARRQQERGWQVGIDFQAAALQGRLTVDLKDRQGNLLNGATVTARVVRPTSEGHDFTVDLAYQGQGRYGAEFAMPLAGQWDIRIVADHPQGDYQEVRRVVVKG, encoded by the coding sequence ATGATGGACCCCACGAGCAGCACCATGAACATCGACCAGCAGCAGTCCCGCCCGGGCGGAAGATCGCCGGGGTGGTGGTACCCGTGGATCTTCGTCGCCTTCTTCTTCGTCACCGTCGCGGTGAACGCGACCATGGTCTATTTCGCGATGAACACCTGGACCGGGCTGGAAACCCAGCACTACTGGCAGCGCGGCACCACCTACAACGCCGCCATCCAGGGCGCCCGCCGCCAGCAGGAGCGCGGCTGGCAGGTCGGGATCGACTTCCAGGCGGCGGCCCTGCAGGGCCGGCTGACGGTGGACCTGAAGGACCGTCAAGGCAATCTCCTGAACGGCGCCACGGTGACCGCCCGGGTCGTCCGCCCGACCAGCGAGGGCCACGACTTCACGGTCGACCTGGCCTACCAGGGCCAGGGCCGCTACGGCGCGGAGTTCGCGATGCCGCTGGCCGGCCAGTGGGACATCCGGATCGTCGCCGACCATCCCCAGGGAGACTACCAGGAAGTCCGCCGGGTCGTGGTCAAGGGGTGA